A genomic region of Elaeis guineensis isolate ETL-2024a chromosome 9, EG11, whole genome shotgun sequence contains the following coding sequences:
- the LOC105051548 gene encoding LOW QUALITY PROTEIN: ferric reduction oxidase 6 (The sequence of the model RefSeq protein was modified relative to this genomic sequence to represent the inferred CDS: inserted 3 bases in 3 codons), producing MAELSARKPLLSNGGVEHGSSKHMSFACSLAKWVLKSLMWIIFIIWVAAIFFXPDRLGEEFAIEMDSYYRKICFGITGSIFLGFSAPILIIAFLAFIYITAFPRDHFEKKNSKFPRFRLWTFPVLVDGPFGVVSAAEFIGILLFSAYVLWSITAYIIQGNSLISKFPLPSKEKGTFMLEIVGLRLGSIGLFCMVFLFLPVARGSVLLRLIDIPFEHATRYHVWLGHLTMALFTFHGLCYVVAWSLQGRLRQEIREWDNIGIANFPGVISLLAGLFMWVTSLHPVRKNFFELFFYTHQLYVIFVVFLALHVGDFIFSMAAGAVFLFILDRFLRFCQSRTSVDIISAVCRPCGTVELILSKPANLHYNALSFIFLQVREFSWLQWHPFSVSSSPLDGRYHLSILIKVLGTWTGKLRDIITNVSDQPQKDSQSQPSSITASVEGPYGHESPYHLMYENLILVAGGIGISPFLAILSDILHRIREGKPCLPKNVLVIWAVKKSKELSLLXAVDAQHIYSSFSDKLHLDIQAYVTQESEPLLEDGKVDGSMMSPPLSTTNGSVMSCLVGTGNNIWSGIYVVASTLGFILLFGIVEVYYIRPFRVHAWWYRGLLFTLCMXAGVIFFGGIIVYFWNQWEKRSSCNEKWTVDAEKSKLGHCGEPILPSEMGMTSLSSLQTTRYGCRPDFQDIFSSFSESVGRADVGVIVCGPPGLQSSVAKEIRSQNIRGGWNQAVFHFNSHSFDL from the exons ATGGCCGAACTCTCGGCTCGCAAACCGCTTCTGTCCAATGGAGGGGTTGAGCATGGCTCCTCCAAGCACATGTCTTTTGCATGCTCTTTGGCTAAATGGGTGCTAAAATCTTTGATGTGGATAATTTTCATCATTTGGGTTGCTGCAATATTTT TACCCGACCGACTTGGTGAGGAGTTTGCAATCGAAATGGATTCATATTACCGAAAAATCTGTTTTGGGATTACAG GAAGCATATTTCTTGGATTCAGTGCGCCGATTCTCATCATTGCGTTCCTGGCATTTATATACATAACTGCCTTCCCCAGAGACCATTTTGA GAAGAAGAATTCAAAATTTCCGAGGTTTCGGCTTTGGACATTCCCTGTCCTGGTTGATGGACCATTTGGTGTTGTCTCAGCTGCAGAATTTATTGGGATACTCCTTTTTTCTGCATATGTTCTCTGGTCGATTACTGCTTATATAATACAAGGCAATAGCTTGATTTCGAAATTTCCATTGCCTTCGAAAGAAAAAGG TACTTTCATGCTGGAAATTGTTGGGCTTCGATTAGGTTCAATTGGACTATTTTGCATGGTATTCTTGTTTCTGCCAGTTGCAAGGGGTTCAGTTCTTCTTCGTTTGATAGACATTCCATTTGAGCATGCTACCAGATACCATGTCTGGCTTGGACATCTTACAATGGCTCTCTTCACATTTCATGGCTTATGTTATGTTGTTGCGTGGTCATTGCAGGGGCGTCTCCGACAAGAA ATTCGAGAGTGGGACAATATTGGTATTGCTAATTTTCCCGGGGTAATTAGCCTGTTGGCGGGTTTGTTTATGTGGGTGACATCACTGCATCCTGTGCGGAAAAACTTTTTTGAGCTTTTCTTTTACACCCATCAATTGTATGTGATCTTTGTTGTGTTCTTAGCACTGCATGTTGGAGACTTTATCTTCAGCATGGCAGCTGGAGCAGTTTTCCTTTTCATACTTGATCGCTTTCTACGGTTCTGCCAGTCTCGAACATCGGTTGATATCATTTCAGCAGTGTGTCGCCCGTGTGGAACTGTGGAATTGATCCTTTCAAAGCCAGCAA ATCTTCATTACAATGCTCTCAGCTTTATTTTCCTTCAAGTACGAGAATTTTCATGGTTGCAATGGCATCCATTCAGTGTTTCCTCCAGTCCTTTGGATGGTAGATACCATCTGTCAATTTTAATAAAAGTACTTGGCACATGGACAGGGAAACTGAGGGATATCATCACTAATGTTTCAGACCAGCCTCAGAAAGACTCTCAGTCACAACCTAGTAGTATAACAGCCTCTGTTGAAGGGCCATATGGACATGAGTCACCCTACCACTTGAT GTATGAAAATCTCATACTCGTAGCTGGAGGCATTGGTATTTCACCCTTCCTGGCCATATTGAGTGACATCCTTCACCGAATTAGGGAGGGCAAACCTTGTTTACCAAAGAATGTGTTGGTTATTTGGGCTGTTAAAAAATCTAAGGAGCTTTCTCTCC TCGCAGTTGATGCACAACACATCTATTCATCTTTCTCCGATAAATTGCATCTAGATATTCAAGCTTATGTAACTCAAGAATCAGAGCCTTTATTG GAAGATGGTAAAGTTGATGGGAGCATGATGTCTCCTCCTCTTTCCACAACCAATGGTAGCGTGATGTCATGTTTGGTTGGCACAGGGAATAACATCTGGTCTGGAATTTATGTTGTTGCATCTACTCTTGGTTTCATTCTATTGTTTGGTATTGTGGAAGTATATTACATCAGACCATTCAGAGTACATGCTTGGTGGTACCGTGGGCTCTTGTTTACCTTATGCA GTGCTGGTGTCATTTTTTTCGGGGGTATCATTGTTTACTTCTGGAATCAATGGGAAAAACGTAGCTCATGCAATGAGAAGTGGACAGTTGATGCTGAAAAAAGCAAATTGGGGCATTGCGGGGAGCCAATTCTCCCTAGTGAGATGGGTATGACAAGTCTTTCAAGTCTGCAAACAACTCGGTATGGATGCAGGCCTGATTTTCAAG